The proteins below are encoded in one region of Segatella copri:
- a CDS encoding response regulator transcription factor encodes MANTKLLLVEDDENLAYMEKSCFEDIIGGYEVKTAVNGKEGLKVWQDFQPDVIVSDIDMPIMDGIEMVKKIREVDGKTIILFTTGLTSPKDLKAGYAAGANNYVKKPFIPEELDAHIHSLLQLKAGARSENASNQIKLGKYILDADHATLKDTQDGKQKMLTAREAKILELLAVNKNEVVRREAVLSRFWGVEDKDYFASRSLDVFIKKIRTALEDEPGVELKTIRGVGFKLIAE; translated from the coding sequence ATGGCAAATACTAAACTGCTCCTGGTAGAGGATGATGAAAACCTCGCCTATATGGAGAAAAGTTGCTTCGAAGATATCATCGGAGGATATGAGGTGAAAACCGCCGTAAACGGCAAGGAAGGACTGAAGGTATGGCAAGACTTTCAGCCCGATGTCATCGTATCTGATATCGACATGCCCATCATGGACGGAATAGAAATGGTGAAGAAAATACGCGAGGTTGATGGAAAAACCATTATTCTGTTTACCACCGGACTCACCTCGCCGAAGGACCTGAAGGCAGGTTATGCTGCCGGAGCCAACAACTATGTGAAGAAGCCGTTTATTCCAGAAGAGCTTGATGCTCACATACATAGCCTACTCCAACTGAAAGCCGGAGCCCGCAGTGAAAACGCCAGCAACCAGATAAAACTGGGTAAATACATTCTAGATGCCGACCATGCTACTCTGAAAGATACGCAGGATGGTAAACAGAAAATGCTCACCGCACGAGAGGCAAAGATTCTGGAACTGCTGGCAGTAAACAAAAACGAGGTGGTGCGCCGCGAAGCCGTATTGAGCCGGTTCTGGGGAGTGGAAGACAAAGACTATTTTGCTTCCAGAAGTTTGGATGTATTCATCAAGAAAATCCGCACAGCGCTGGAAGACGAACCGGGCGTAGAACTGAAAACCATCAGAGGTGTGGGATTCAAACTCATCGCAGAATAA
- a CDS encoding 4-hydroxy-3-methylbut-2-en-1-yl diphosphate synthase, with protein sequence MVDLFNYTRRASSVAHIGAIDLGGDNPIRIQSMTTTNTNDTEACVQQAEEIIKAGGELVRFTTQGSREAENMKNINAGIRADGYQTPLVADVHFNPNVADVAALYCEKVRINPGNYVDPARKFIKQEYTDEEYAHELQKIEERFVPFLNICKENHTAIRIGVNHGSLSDRIRNRYGDTPEGIVESCLEFLRICKKENFHDVVISIKSSNTVVMVRSMRLLVEEMEKEGMNYPLHLGVTEAGEGEDGRIKSAVGIGALLADGIGDTVRVSLSEEPAAEIPVARHLVDYIGKKKGHLMIPAATCPSFDWLRPTRRETVAVGNIGGNNVPVVISNRINGESTACENKDATPDYIYIGGKMPKQFVPGQSYIVDYNVYETLNSKPETTGAKLYPIFPAMAMPLIASIKADVKFLTLQFGTPAEEYIACLKAHPEVVVICVSNHQNRLGDQRALVHEMMNAGLKNPVVFAEMYQHSKEEKSDFQLEAAADMGALMIDGLTDGIWLMNNGDIPAQTIDETAFGILQAARLRTSKTEYISCPGCGRTLYDLRETIAKIKEATKHLKGLKIGIMGCIVNGPGEMADADYGYVGAGPNRVSLYRKQVCIEKNIPQEVAVEHLLALIDSDKQ encoded by the coding sequence ATGGTAGATTTATTCAATTATACCCGCCGTGCCTCTTCTGTGGCACATATCGGAGCCATCGACCTGGGTGGCGATAATCCTATCCGCATCCAGTCGATGACCACCACCAACACCAATGATACTGAGGCTTGCGTTCAACAGGCTGAGGAGATTATCAAGGCTGGTGGCGAGCTGGTGCGCTTCACCACTCAGGGTTCCCGCGAGGCAGAGAACATGAAAAACATCAATGCCGGCATCCGTGCCGACGGCTATCAGACTCCTCTCGTAGCCGATGTTCACTTCAATCCTAACGTTGCCGATGTGGCTGCTCTCTATTGTGAGAAAGTACGCATAAACCCTGGCAACTACGTGGATCCTGCCCGCAAGTTCATCAAGCAGGAATATACTGATGAGGAGTATGCTCACGAACTTCAGAAGATTGAGGAGCGTTTCGTACCTTTCCTCAACATCTGCAAGGAGAACCATACTGCCATCCGCATCGGTGTGAACCACGGTTCACTCTCCGACCGCATCCGTAATCGCTACGGCGATACCCCTGAGGGCATCGTAGAGAGCTGTCTCGAATTCCTGCGCATCTGCAAGAAGGAGAATTTCCACGATGTGGTTATCAGTATCAAGTCATCCAATACCGTTGTCATGGTCCGCTCTATGCGCCTCCTGGTTGAAGAAATGGAGAAGGAAGGTATGAATTATCCGCTCCACCTCGGTGTAACCGAAGCCGGCGAAGGCGAGGATGGCAGAATCAAGAGTGCCGTAGGCATCGGTGCCCTCTTGGCTGATGGCATCGGCGATACGGTTCGCGTGAGTCTGAGCGAGGAACCTGCTGCAGAGATTCCAGTTGCACGTCATCTGGTAGATTATATCGGCAAGAAGAAGGGGCATCTGATGATTCCTGCCGCAACTTGTCCTTCATTCGACTGGCTGCGCCCTACCCGCCGCGAAACCGTGGCTGTTGGCAATATCGGCGGCAATAATGTGCCTGTGGTCATCAGCAACCGAATCAACGGCGAGAGCACCGCTTGTGAGAACAAGGATGCTACGCCTGATTATATCTATATAGGCGGCAAGATGCCTAAGCAGTTTGTGCCAGGTCAGAGCTACATCGTAGATTACAATGTTTACGAGACGCTGAACAGCAAGCCAGAGACTACTGGTGCCAAGCTCTACCCTATCTTCCCAGCCATGGCAATGCCGCTCATCGCCAGCATCAAGGCCGACGTGAAGTTCCTCACCCTGCAGTTTGGTACTCCAGCCGAGGAATACATCGCCTGCCTGAAGGCTCATCCAGAGGTGGTGGTTATCTGCGTCAGCAATCACCAGAACCGCCTGGGAGACCAGCGTGCATTGGTTCACGAGATGATGAATGCCGGCTTGAAGAACCCTGTGGTTTTCGCAGAGATGTACCAGCACAGCAAGGAGGAGAAGAGCGACTTCCAGCTGGAGGCAGCAGCCGATATGGGAGCCCTGATGATTGATGGTCTGACCGATGGTATCTGGCTGATGAACAATGGAGACATCCCTGCCCAGACAATAGATGAAACCGCCTTCGGTATTCTCCAGGCAGCCCGTCTGCGCACCAGCAAAACCGAGTATATCAGTTGTCCTGGTTGCGGCAGAACCCTCTACGATCTCCGTGAAACCATCGCCAAGATCAAGGAGGCAACCAAGCATCTTAAGGGCCTGAAGATTGGTATCATGGGCTGTATCGTGAATGGTCCTGGCGAAATGGCGGATGCCGATTACGGCTACGTAGGCGCCGGTCCTAACCGAGTAAGCCTCTACCGCAAGCAGGTTTGCATAGAAAAGAATATCCCGCAAGAGGTGGCAGTAGAGCATCTGCTCGCTCTCATCGACTCGGATAAGCAATAA
- the purE gene encoding 5-(carboxyamino)imidazole ribonucleotide mutase has translation MKPLVSIIMGSTSDLPVMEKACKWLNDNQIPFEVNALSAHRTPDAVESFAKGAKERGVKVIIAAAGMAAALPGVIAASTPLPVIGVPIKGMLDGLDAMLSIIQMPPGIPVATVGVNAAQNAAILAAEMIALADEEVAQKVEAWKAGLGAKIEKANKDLAEVKYDFKCN, from the coding sequence ATGAAACCATTAGTAAGCATTATTATGGGCAGTACAAGCGATCTGCCTGTTATGGAAAAAGCATGTAAGTGGTTGAACGACAACCAGATTCCTTTCGAGGTTAATGCCCTCTCTGCTCACCGTACTCCAGATGCAGTAGAGTCATTCGCCAAGGGAGCTAAGGAACGTGGCGTGAAGGTAATCATCGCCGCTGCCGGTATGGCTGCCGCCCTTCCTGGTGTTATCGCAGCATCTACTCCTCTGCCAGTTATCGGTGTGCCTATCAAGGGTATGCTCGATGGTCTTGATGCCATGCTCAGCATCATCCAGATGCCTCCTGGCATTCCTGTAGCTACTGTTGGTGTAAATGCGGCTCAGAACGCTGCCATCCTCGCTGCCGAAATGATTGCCCTTGCCGATGAGGAAGTGGCTCAGAAGGTAGAGGCTTGGAAGGCGGGGCTCGGTGCCAAGATCGAGAAGGCCAACAAGGATCTGGCTGAGGTGAAATACGACTTCAAGTGTAATTAA
- a CDS encoding phosphatase PAP2 family protein, with product MKEKNIILTARIMSMIFTPFYLPMVGLIALFIFSYMSLLPIGYKLVMLGMVYLLTVVAPSLLIHLYRMVQGWTSRELGKKERRIVPYILSIVCYFGCFFWMEYRNTPRVISIIVVVALAIQMICAFINVWWKISTHTAAIGGVAGALVSYSVAFNFNPLWWLCLVLMMAGAVGSARMILRQHTLSQVVAGFLIGTACSILVI from the coding sequence ATGAAAGAGAAGAATATCATATTGACAGCACGCATCATGAGCATGATCTTCACGCCCTTCTATCTGCCGATGGTAGGACTGATTGCTCTGTTCATCTTCAGTTATATGTCGCTGTTACCGATAGGATACAAACTGGTGATGCTGGGCATGGTCTATCTCCTGACCGTCGTAGCTCCATCGCTACTCATCCACCTCTACCGCATGGTTCAAGGCTGGACCTCGCGTGAACTGGGCAAGAAGGAGCGTCGTATTGTGCCTTACATCCTCTCTATCGTATGTTACTTCGGCTGTTTTTTCTGGATGGAATACCGCAATACGCCTCGCGTCATCAGTATCATCGTAGTGGTAGCGCTGGCGATACAGATGATTTGCGCCTTCATCAATGTATGGTGGAAGATCAGCACCCATACGGCAGCCATCGGAGGTGTGGCAGGAGCTCTGGTGTCTTATTCTGTAGCCTTCAATTTCAATCCGCTGTGGTGGCTCTGCCTTGTGCTGATGATGGCAGGCGCAGTAGGAAGTGCCCGCATGATACTCCGACAACATACGCTGTCACAGGTAGTTGCAGGATTCCTGATAGGCACCGCCTGTTCTATATTGGTAATATAA
- the rpoN gene encoding RNA polymerase factor sigma-54 produces the protein MAQKLIQTQAQKLQQLQRLSAQQMLQVKLLEMPLTELEDSINAELDDNPALESENPDDMLNENVANDDSPADDEYDNSSDEDAYEAESEKEERKDELDQALESIGKDDQMPDYNTDRYNNQDSADYEEMVYGDTTSFYDKLKEQMDMQPLSEKEKEVMEYLIGSLDDDGLLRKDLDSICDELAIYHNIDVTEKDIEHVLHILQTFDPAGVGGRSLQECLLLQVKRLPRGVLRKTMEEVFTDYFDEFTKKHWDKIKAGLELNDTQVETLQAEIRKLNPKPGASMGETEGRNMQQITPDFIIDTNDDGTITFSLNRGNIPQLTVSPSFTDMIDTYRKHKDKMSRSDKEALLYAKEKVDKAQGFIEAIKQRRHTLIVTMKAIIDIQRQFFLDGDEADLKPMILKDVAERTGLDISTISRVSNVKYAQTKWGTFPLKFFFTDSYTTEDGEEMSTRKIKIALHDIIEKEDKKKPISDDALAKLLKEKGFPIARRTVAKYREQLGIPVARLRK, from the coding sequence ATGGCTCAAAAACTCATACAGACACAGGCACAGAAGTTACAGCAACTTCAAAGACTTTCAGCCCAGCAAATGCTGCAGGTGAAACTGTTGGAAATGCCGCTCACGGAACTGGAAGACAGTATCAATGCAGAACTGGACGATAATCCCGCTCTGGAAAGCGAGAACCCAGACGACATGCTCAACGAGAATGTCGCCAATGATGATTCGCCCGCAGATGATGAGTACGACAACAGCAGCGATGAGGATGCCTACGAGGCTGAATCTGAAAAAGAAGAAAGAAAAGACGAACTGGACCAGGCACTGGAAAGCATCGGAAAAGACGACCAGATGCCTGACTACAATACAGACAGATACAACAACCAGGACAGCGCTGACTACGAAGAAATGGTTTACGGCGACACTACCTCTTTCTATGATAAGCTGAAGGAACAGATGGACATGCAGCCGCTCAGCGAAAAGGAGAAGGAAGTAATGGAATATCTCATAGGTTCACTGGATGACGACGGACTGCTCCGCAAGGACCTGGACAGCATCTGCGATGAACTCGCTATCTATCACAACATCGATGTTACGGAAAAAGACATCGAGCACGTGCTCCACATTCTACAGACCTTCGACCCAGCCGGTGTAGGAGGAAGAAGTCTGCAGGAATGCCTTCTGCTGCAGGTTAAGAGACTGCCGAGAGGTGTGCTCCGCAAGACGATGGAAGAGGTGTTTACCGACTATTTTGACGAGTTTACCAAGAAACATTGGGACAAGATCAAGGCAGGACTGGAACTGAACGATACACAGGTAGAAACCCTGCAGGCAGAAATCAGAAAGCTGAACCCGAAACCGGGCGCATCGATGGGCGAAACAGAGGGAAGAAACATGCAGCAGATTACCCCCGACTTCATCATCGACACCAATGACGACGGAACGATTACATTCTCGCTGAACCGTGGCAACATTCCGCAACTGACGGTTTCGCCATCATTCACCGACATGATTGACACCTACAGGAAGCATAAAGACAAGATGAGCCGGAGCGACAAGGAAGCCCTGCTCTACGCTAAGGAAAAGGTAGACAAGGCACAGGGATTCATCGAAGCCATCAAGCAGAGAAGACATACCCTCATCGTCACCATGAAGGCAATTATCGACATACAGCGGCAGTTCTTCCTGGATGGAGACGAGGCTGACCTGAAACCGATGATTCTGAAGGATGTAGCAGAACGCACGGGACTGGACATCAGTACCATCTCGAGAGTGAGCAACGTGAAGTATGCCCAGACTAAATGGGGCACCTTCCCGCTGAAGTTCTTCTTCACAGACAGCTACACCACTGAAGACGGCGAAGAGATGTCTACCCGCAAAATCAAGATTGCCCTGCACGACATCATCGAGAAAGAAGACAAGAAAAAGCCGATCAGCGATGATGCACTTGCCAAACTGCTGAAGGAGAAGGGATTCCCTATCGCACGACGTACGGTGGCAAAATATAGGGAGCAACTGGGCATACCGGTGGCACGACTCAGAAAATAA